Genomic DNA from Phyllostomus discolor isolate MPI-MPIP mPhyDis1 chromosome 12, mPhyDis1.pri.v3, whole genome shotgun sequence:
TCCTGCTGCTCCCCGGGGCGTGCGGACCAGAGTAGCACAGAGCACCGGAGACTTGGGAGATGCCGCCAGCGGCGGCTTCCTCTCCTCTCGAGTCTTACGGTGTCTGGATGTTCACACGGCGTTTACGTTTTGAGAAGCTCTGGCTGGTGGTTCCCCATGTGTTGGCGTTCGTGGGATTTCTGTGGATCCTTAAGTTGAGTCTGTGAGAAAAGACACGGTCGCTGTGGCCAGGCTTGGAATACCGACTGGTCCCAGGAtcgtgggggtggcaggggttggggaggcCACCTTGATCTTGCTCTTAAAGACCCTGCGGGCGAAATCGAGAGTGTGGCTGCCGTGTTCACAACTGCGCGAACCTGTCTGAGAGCCAGCGAGGCACCCTGGGGACCGAAGGAGAGGGAAGGTTAGCGTTTCCTACTGATTGTGAAGTGTACGCGACGCGGTCAGAGCTGTGAATGGAACTCTTTCTGAGCGCTCCTTtcttgcacacacacagaaaaccaaAGCCTTATCACGCCTAATTTATGCACAGTTTGTATTCCTAAGGACTTTTACTCTGGAACAGTTGTAAGGAAGTAATCTAAATATGAAACGTGGCAGTTGGAAAAAAATCGTTGATGGTACGTAACTGTTTTGTAattggaagtcttttttttttttttcctccagcaaATCCAAAGCGAGATTAGAGTTAGGCTGGAAGTCACCGTGAGGGCGAGGGTTCGAGGCCAGGTTTGGTGACTGTGTTTAGGGTGCGTTTTCCTTTCCGGAGGATTGGGTTGGGTGGGACTGGAAGTGAAGTCAGGGCCAAGGCTAGGGTTGGCtgagggcctgggggcggggacaggTGGGCTCAGACGTGGGTTGGGCCAGACGGGCCCGCACAGGCGTCGGTGATGAGGTCCGGCCTTGGAGTCAGCAGCGCTGCCGATTACTTTGGGTCTAGCAGTCCATTGTCAGCTCCGAAGCTGGTTTTGTTATGGGGCTCATTCCACCAGGTATGGCTTTCGCTGTCCCACTGCCCTAAATAAATGTCCCTGCTTCTTCAGTTCACTGTCCCAGCCGCCGGTACCCACAACAGCGAAGGGACGTGAGGCAGGGAGCGCGGGGCCTCGTCCCTGGTCGCTCGTGAGCCAGCGGCACCTTTGGTGGCGTGTCTGTGGACACGCTCGCTGGGTCTCTCCACCGGGTCCCTCGGGCgccgggcccctccccccacttcagCCTCGCTGACACTGTGATGATCACTACTGTACGTGGAGGGCTGGCGGCCGGGACGGGACGGGACGGGGGCGTGGGTCGGACACACCGGCCCGCAAGTCTCTGCTCATTGACCCGCACGCAACTGTGGAAGGGTTTTAAATTAAACAGGAGAGATCGTTCTGTAAGATACTCTTTGTACGTACTTCATAGGACTTGAAggtgcaatattttattttgtacagtGTGTAAGAAAGACGTGggacatatatttttcttactaacAAAATTTCCTATTAAACCGATTCGCCTTGGTATTTAAAGTCGCTGTTTCTCATTTGCTAGTGTCCTTGTGTCGCCGTTCTCACGCAAAGGACGTTCCCGTGTGCTGTATTTTACTGCTGTTTCCACAGCGGAAGAGGAACGTCTCTCGCTCATGGTCCTTACGTAATTCAGAAATAAACGTACTCTGGTTATTCCGTGGCATCCTTATCAACGCAGGTGGCTTATTCTCGTGACGTGTTTCCGCGGCAGCTGTGGGTCTTGCCACCTTGGCTGCCTCCTTGTGACGCTGGGACCACCCCCGACGGGTCTGACGCCCCAGTCGGTGCTTCGTCCTCGGCAGTGTGGGTGACAACGAGGTTCGGGGTGGGCCCCACGGAGGCTCCTCCAAGTCCCTCGACGCCCTCATGTACGTTCTGTGGATCAGAGTGGAGAGCCAGTCGAGGGGAGAAGGGGCGGGAGGACGTTCCAAGCAGACAGCCTGACTCGGGACTCCAGGCAGGCGGTGGTCCCGAGGGCGGGCGGCGGAGCGGACACCCCCGTGTTTGGTCCACGGTGAGGAGTTCGGGGGCTGCGGCGAGAGGGTTGCACCTGGAGACGCGTCTCTGCCTCGAAGTCCTGGGTGTCGTGTTTCTCGGGATTAGCAGCGAGTCTAACAGACCACAGTCCTGGTCTTGGACTTGAGATCCCCCTTCATTTGCCTTCGCTCACGGCCTTGGAGTGGCCAAGGTCACTGGTGGAAAACACAAATCAATCACTTTACAGTAGCTCTGAGACCACGTCACCCTGGTGTGGCTGAGCCACGCGGGAGGTACGCAGCTTTGCATCTCAGGTGTCTCTCTGGTCGGCATTCATCACCATTCTTCTCCCCTCCTCcgctcttcctcccctccccctctcctcctcttcctcctcctcctttttttttaaatttccacagAGGCCCACACAGGTTCTACAGAGCGGCGGGCATCATCGGGAGATAATATTTCCTTCGTTGCCAATTCAGAGACGTTCCCCTGATGTGGAGTATCTTTCCAGGTGCTGGTTTGCCGTCTGTTACAGGTTGCCTCGTGTAACAGGTTACACGAGGACAGGTTACAGCTGCCCCTCCCGGCCCAgctttggaaacagggtctttgcggGTGATTTCAGATGTGACTGTCGGGGGGAGGGGCGATGTTCGTGAAAGTCCTATGCCCGTGGACACCAGTGTGACTGGTATTTTCATGAGTTCAGACCCACACGTGTGCAGACGGGGCGCACACCACGTGAAGGTGAAGGCCGAGGTCGGCGGGCCACGGAGCGCCAAGGACAGCGGCAAAGCGGCGGAAGCCGGGAGGGCGCGGCAGAGCAGACCCTGCCTCTCTCTCGGCTCTGCCGCCGACGCCGCCCGCGTCTCGGACTCCTCGCCTCCGGAACTGCGAGACGGGGCGCTCCTGGCTTTATGCAGCTGCCCGGTTTGCGGTGTCTGGTTACAGCAGCCTTAGCGATACTACCTGTCTGTACTCTTGGGTGAGGTATCTGTTTACATCTTTTAGCCATGTCTCCCTGctgttgcattttaaaagttcttgatCTATTCTGGATGTATCCTTTGAAGTGAGTTTTGCAGGTCACGACACAGGCCTCAGGGACGGTAAGTCGTCTGTATGTGGTCATGTGCTAGTCTGTCTGGGGAGGAAGACCCAGGTCCCGCTGTGCAGACTCGCATCTGTGACGCGTGCCGGCTGTCAGCCTCTCCTGGCCACCTAGCCTCGTCGCCTCCTGCAGCGGCCGCAGATGAGTGAGCTCTCGGTGGGGATATCGGAGGCGACGGTGGAGCAGCCCCGGCCACCCTCGGGAGCACCTCTCCAGCTGCTGTGGTCACGGGCAGGtcgggaggggagagaggggaagggtggagagTCCTGAGTCTGTGGCGTGGGGTGAAACTGGGCACCTCTGTGTAACACACCATTGAGGGCAGAGGTAAAAAGGTAAAGCcttgccttggctgggtagctcaggtggttagagcatcatgtTGAAgaaccaaggttgcaggttcaattcccggtcagggcacatgcaagaatccaccaatgaatgcatcagtgagtggaacaacaaattgatgtctctctatctctctctcaagTAAATcagtaatgttttttaaataaggtaaGAATATCAAATTAGGGACAGGTTAACCTAGAAAAGATTTCATTAAAAGCTCTATTTTCCAGGGAAGATTGGTCACAGAAACGACTTCAGGaaaatttattcctttattgatgctttctttattcatgttgcagagaaatataaaatctcaCATATCATGATTTTAACTACTACCTACACAAGTAAATTCAAACAAACTACTttgaaataatcagaaatattttaaccAAGTGCACTTATTCTCAATTAAgtacataatttaaaacaagTTTAAAGCTGCAAATGACTAAACTGTAGGATAAATGCTTTTTTCCCCACGATGCAATCATTTATCCAAAAAACATGCAGTGAGTTTGATCCAGCAGGAGGTTTTCCGCCCCGACAGGCACAGTGTGTTCCTTCTACTtcatgaggaggaggaggaggacatggGTCCGGCCTCGGGCTGAGCCTGATCCTTCCGAATGGCGACTCTGGGCATGACGATCAGGCATGGGACCCCCCCGAGGTGACCCTGAAGGTTTGCCATCATTCATTCCTGAAGTGAGTCCAGAGAGTGCTGTCTCCCGCCGGGAAACACTGTCGGTCTCCACGACTTTGTAGAGCTccctgcaccccccgcccccctccgtgCTCTGCATTCTCCCTAACGACTTCTCAGGGGGCCATgaggctgcgggggggggggggggggggggcggcgtctCAGAAGTCACACCACTTGCAGGCCTGACGCAGATCCACGTGTCCCCCAGTCCTCTGGGGGACGGGAGAGGATGACCGAGCCAGGAGCTGCCGAATTTGGAAGAGGAGAAagcaggcaggaggagagaggacgTGGCTCCCGGGCAGCCCCAGACTTTGGTTCTGCACTCTGACCTCTCGGATCACGACGTCTCCCGAGACCCGACGCACAGCGcagtctgggggaggggggtgggcagggcagacaCCGCTCCCTCCACAAAGGCAGACATGCGGGCTCAAGGACAGGAGTCGCTGGCCCGGGGTGGCACCAGTAGAATCGAATGTCGTCAGAACCTGAACTGAGGTCCTCTGGTTTCTGCTGACGGGGCCTCCCCTTGTCACACTGCGGGGGCGCGGACCAACCTGAACGCCGTGAGCAGCGGCCGCTGGAACGCGACTCCGTGCGCCATGCCGTGCGGATGCCTTGACGTCTCAAGGAAGTTGTCCCGGGAGAGGCGTCCACGCACCGTTTTCCGTGGTTGTACAGACAGCCCTCCCGTGCGTAGAGGGTGAGAGCCGGCCTCCCGGCCACGTGCGGTCGCCGTGATTATAAACACAAGTATACACGCCAGTCCGTTGGAGACGAGCTGCTAAAGCGTGCGTTGGAGATCGATTCCGACCGGGACGCACGCCGTGCAGCTTTCAGAAGCGCGTTTCAAAGCCCAGGCTTGCTGACCGTGTTAGCACAAAACGGATTTTAAGGTCCTGATTTCCTATGAGACAATTTCTGATTTTCTCGATTAGAAGTTGCAAGATAATTTGGTTTTGCGCTCTCAGAAATTTCTTTCTACTCTAAACAATTGACCTTTGCCCTTGGAAAGCCCACGACCCCCGCGTTAGCCTCCCTGCCCGCAGGACTTGCCGGCTGGGAGGCCTCCACCAGGGGGCGCGACCCTGCGGAAGAATCGGTGGCCCCGGGCGTCCGTGTGTTCGTAGGCGTAGCCTGGCGGGGACGCGCGGCTGGCGGGGCACACCTCCCGTTCCTTGGGCGCGTACTCCGTGGCGTACACGGTCACGTCATCGAAGGGGCGGGAACTCCGCAAGGGGGCGTGGACGGGCTTACAGCTCTCCGTGGGGACCAGCGTGTGCGGCACGTAGTGAGCTCGGAAGGTGCTCTCGCCCTCGAACCTCCCGGAGGAGCGGCgaatctgctgctgctgcttcacgAGGCCCCGGCGACAACTTTCCCACGCGGGGAAATCCTCCTGCGTGGTGCTTCTCCCTTGGAAAGGGCACTTCTGATTTCTCCTGTGGGACGCGGGCCTGATGGGGGCGACGCGGGCCGCCCGGTGGGGCACGAAGTCCAGCTGGCTGGTGCTGTGCAGCTGCATGGCGCCCGCGGGGGGCGCGTACTCGGGCTCTTTCCTGACTCCCGGGGCTGGGATCTCCCAGGGCTGAAAACTGTCCCGGGACTCGGTGCTTCCCTCAAACGGAGCATTCGGGGTCGCCCAGGTGTGTGCGGGCCTGCAGGTTTTTGCACTCTCCCCAAGGAGACCCTGGAAGGCACACCGGTGCGTGGTGAGGTCCTCGAAGGGCTGGTCGGGGGGCCTGTGGGCCGCTTTGGGCCGCGCAGCCTTGGACTCGAGCTGGTAAGGCACGTAATCCAGGCGGTGGCTCGTGTCGCCCTGAAAGGGGGCTGTGGGAGGTTTGACCGCAGCAATGGGTTTGAAGGTTTGCCTCGGCTGCATCTCCTGGGGCACGTAGGCGTCCTGAAACGTAGTGGAATTTCCAAATTTCACAGTAGGGGGAGAGTAAGTGTGTTCTGGTTTGCTGAGTTCACTTCTCCGAATGTCCCAAGCTCTGTAATCAtcttgaaaaagagagagagagagggagagagagagagggagagagggagagagagagagggagagagagagagggagagagagagagggagagagggagaggacatttttaaataccAAACGAAACCACAATCTTGTCAATATCATGACCCGATTCTCTCATGGCCAAACTCCCTCCCGCCCGTTCCCTTTAGAAATGTGAACACCAGTCCAGCACGGAGTTCCTCTGATTCCCATCAGCTCTGCTCTTCGGGGCCCATTTCCACCTGCTCTTCCtatgctgccccccccccccacctttaaCAGGTGTAACTTCCCACCTCTAGAGTCGTCCAATCACACCTCCAGGGAAAGGGACGCCGGGGTCTGAGTGCTGACAGTTTTTGAAGCCGAAACGGTTGTGTGTTGGGTGGGGACAGTTCAGGAGATCTGGTCGTGCTCCCAGGAGCTGGTTGGGAATTTTGCTCTAACTCATAAAGTGCTCGAGTGAACCATAAAATCTAGGGTTAACGTAAGAGTGAGGGCCCGGCTGTGTGAGCAAAGAAAGGTGAGGTGGGCGTTGCTGCTAGCTTTGAGGGAGAGGGAATTCTGGCTCCCTGGTGCAACGGGAACCCCGATCAGAGATGCAGGCTGCCTCGCGGCGTCCCCAGAAGATCACTGGTTTCCACTTCCCTCCTCAGGAAAGGGACTTCGCGGCATTCCCAAAAGATGCAGGGccggctgggggccaggggcctgAGCCGAGTGCCTTTGGGGGTGTTAGAAATTGTACGTGTGACCTGGAAGTGCCACGGAAGAGCTCAGTGGGAGATGTAGCGTCAGGCGCCTTCATTCCACGCCTGGCTGCTGCCCGGCACCCTGGGTGGAAAGCTCAAGGGCTCACCCTTCAGGGGAGGGCTACTTGGGTTTTCTGTTGCTAGACGAGAAAGCTGAGAAATAACACTGAATTGATGTCGCCCcaacatatatatttctaaatggcAGAAGTTAATGTATAAAGAAGGTACACAAGATAGAGTGTTCGAGTCTGAAGCCCACTGGCAAGTTCATGGGAAAGGCCAATATGtaactgtttattattattatttcacctCATTTAGAGAGAACAGTTCCTCACCCAGAAGACATTTCTGCTAGGATGGCCAAGCTTGGGACCACACggtcacccccacctccagctcctgggGTCTGGGTGACAGTGGGCCCCTGGACCCAGGGCGGCAGTCCCTGGGCTGTGAGACCGCCTGGTGGGGAAAGGTGAGGTGGGTCAAGTGCATTCTTGTTTCTGGGAACCTAGCTGtggtgagagagagaacaggtCCCCGAGTCCTTAGCTAATGTCCCTCTTGATCCCCAGTCTTGTGACTTGTTCCGAAGCCTGCATTTTCTGATACTAATACAGTCCATCCTACAGCTTTCTTTAACTACAGTGTGCGTGGTATACATTTTTCCATGCTAACTTTTAACCTAGCTGTATCTTTGTAGTTAACGTGGGTTTTATGTAGACAGCACCCagtgggttcttttttttccttcctgtacCATGACAACCTCTGTGTTTTAATTACCGTGATTAGATCACTGACCTGTAATGTCATTATGGATAAGGTTGAATTAACACCTGCCCTCCGGTTAGTTTTGAAATGGTTGCTAGTCTGCCTGGTGCATGGGGCGGAAGGAAGGGACCGGCACCAACGACGGGTGGAATGAGGGGACAGGTGTGGCACAGTGCTTGTCCGACGGCAGCCTCGGTTCCTACATGTTCGGAGCTGGAGAAAACCGAGCAAGCGGCTGGGCTCTGGACAGGAAGCCAGGCCCCTTAACTCTCAGTCGGGCACATGGTCTTCTGTTCACGCTACAACATTATTTTgaccaaagagaaacattttttttttcctgagctacGAGGACGAAGTTTGACAATGCGGCAAAATGATGATGCGGTGTCAGACATCACAGCTGGGAGTGAGTTCTAGCTGTGTGCTcgcatcctttttttaaaaaaatattttatttatttatttttagagagggaaggggggagggggagagagagagaggtagagagaggtagagagagagagagaaacatcaatgtctggttgctgagggtcatggcctgcaacccaggcatgtgccctgactgggaatcgaacctgcgacactttggttcgcagcccacgctcaatccactgagctatgccagccagggctttggtaGCATCCTTTTTGAAATGGCAAGTTACCTTTATAGGTTGGGACAGTGTCCAACTTCCCTTTCGTAACCTGTGGTCTCTCCAAAGGCCGGACTATTGCCACGGGCTGCACCTTGTGAGAACTGAAATCCTGCTTGTAGGTGGTGTCCAGGTCCATCTGCCCCTGTCTGGGTGTGTATTCTTCCGGTGCGTGGCGAGGCTGTTGGGCTATTTCATACGGACGGTAGTCTGATCTGAAACATACACATTTCAAACATAGCCTCACGGGTTCTTGTATCTGTAATTATTTCAGTGCAGTACTGGAGTTTTCTAGGTTTGTACGGGAAAGGTTTAAGAAGCTATTAAAATGGTGACAGGTGACAAActctttgaaagaaataattcaattCTTTCATGTCCTATCCAGTGACTAAATACCTCAAGGAATAAATAGGTCAAAAAAATCCTAGTGTTCAAGACATTATTATAATGGATCCCTAGTTAACTAGatgttacataaataaaattgttctgtaattaatttttttccaaatcttgGAAGGAAATCTCAGGTGAAAAACATAatgaatttgaaaacattttaaatgtgtccCCTGGGTCCACTTTGTGCAAACCCTTACTCATCTCCTTAAAGACTCTGGCTAACTATGGAGGCACGCCTCCTTCTTCTTATGGAAGTCACACAGTCTCCCTGCTTTTCTATAAATGATCAGCTCTGGCCTTTGGATGGAAATCACATTCCTAGTGTGGACATGAGTCTGACTCCTCCTTGGATCCCCACCCCCTGCGAAGCCCCCGGCGTGAAGGGACCCGCAGGGTGACGCGGCTCCACCAGGCCTCGTGCGACCGCGTgtaggaggcagagctgggcctgcGGATGCCAAGGCCgtctggtgggtggggggtgggtgggtgtgagggGCACAGTCTGAGCGATCACACTGCCGGGGCCCGAATCTGGCTCTGTCATTCTCGAGGTGCGTGACCTTGGACATCTTAAGTCAacctgcctgggccccagcttcctcgtagataaaaaaaaataggacagtAACATCATAACCACATGGGGCTGTTTCAAGGACAGATGCATGGACGCAGAGCTTGGTGCACAGAGCAGTGTGTGAGCCACGACTCTTACTACCAGGAGTCTTCAGagttgttttttcccctctggacTCTACTGACTGCGTCACTCACTTTAGGATCTGTTCACGCCATCCTGAACGAATCAATATTTTCTCTATACGTCCATAAGCTCTGGAAAACCAAACCAGACTCACGGAACACTTCTTCCTCTCCACGGTGTAACTTGCTGCCCCTGTTTCCTGCCCCCAGCGACCCGCTGCAGCCTGGGTCCCAGCACCGGAGCAccgggccccccccccagcccccccgctGCAGCTCTGGGGGTTCGCAGACTTCTGTGCGATCACCTCCCTCAGGCAGGTTCCGTCCTCGCCTTCCCTGACCTCTCGAGCAGTGACCGGCCTTGCTGCCCACTCCCCCTCTGTTCCCGGGAGGTCCTCTCctcatctcctttcctcttctcgCCAGTGTTCACCCCTGAGGGCAAGTCTCCTTATCACCTGTATGGACATGACTCAGATTTCTGCCTCAGCTCAGACCTGGTCTCTGAGCTCCATGCCGGCATTCCCAGTGGCCTCCTGATTAGTCAGTGGCATCTCCAGAGTTAATAGGCCCCTCGTCAAACTCACTGTTTTCCTCCGACAAACGTGGTCCTTTGGCCTGCTCCCTGGGCTAGTGATTGCGTTGTCTTTCTTCACCTGCACGGCCAGAAACCTCGGActcaccctgcacccctctcttccttcctgcctctagGTCACCGTCAGCTCCGGTCTAGTGCTGCCTCCCGAGCGTCTCCCCACAGCCATGCCACTGCAAGCTCTCGTCACAGCTCGTTCAGATCAGTTCTGTGGCTTCCCACACTCACACGCCTGCGCCCACTCTGGTCTTCTCCCCAGGCCTTTCTCACCCTGCACCCACACCCATCCTCTCCCAAGTAAGCACGGGCAGGTCATCCTTGCTCTTATCTCCCCAGTCTCTTTTCTTAACCCCCTTATGTCCCCTcaacccccaaacacacacatgaaaGAAAGGCCCTCGTGGCCCCCCTTGTTctggctgctcctgctgctgcaccCCACGTCCTGTCCTCCTTTCCAGGCTCCTCCTGATGCCTGCTGCGCTCTGCCTGGACGTACTTCCTCACGCAGTTACTCTAGTTCATTGTCTCACGTCCTTGATGCGTTAGCTCattctttgcattttcctgattaaGTCAACCCTCTTTTATTCTGGCTCTCAAGTGACCTCGTGCTATCCCTCCATAGATTTTACCATTGTTGcccttttgcatttattttgagGGATGCTTCTGAAGGCCAGCTTCACCGGACTCGGGCTCTGTGAGCATGGGGCACTTGCGACCATTTTGTTTTCATTCGTTCCCGTGTCCCAGGTGCCCAGCATCACGCCTGGCGCTTCGGAAACGTTATTCGGCGGGTGAATAGTAGCAGGAGTCACATACCTCTGCCTCTCCAGACTTGTGAGTTGTTCTTGGCTCTTCCCGAAGGCCAGCTAGGGGGCAACAGGCGAAAACACAGAGGGGGAATGGGAGgacagggagaggacagaggaagcTTAGAAGTCCCAGTTGCTCTAGTGAAGCCAGGTAACTGTTAGACAGAGCACCTCCAGACCCAGAGCAGCTTTCTAGAGAGAAGTAGCCAAGGGTCAGTGTGCTGTTGTTCATCTGAC
This window encodes:
- the SAXO2 gene encoding stabilizer of axonemal microtubules 2 — encoded protein: MRTRCLCQICTCGRHHCPHETTRIYEKSGVYCPTTEYSEKYPTYGSVLPAQSLKPKQGFQAYRGKMEGMTTFKSDYRPYEIAQQPRHAPEEYTPRQGQMDLDTTYKQDFSSHKVQPVAIVRPLERPQVTKGKLDTVPTYKDDYRAWDIRRSELSKPEHTYSPPTVKFGNSTTFQDAYVPQEMQPRQTFKPIAAVKPPTAPFQGDTSHRLDYVPYQLESKAARPKAAHRPPDQPFEDLTTHRCAFQGLLGESAKTCRPAHTWATPNAPFEGSTESRDSFQPWEIPAPGVRKEPEYAPPAGAMQLHSTSQLDFVPHRAARVAPIRPASHRRNQKCPFQGRSTTQEDFPAWESCRRGLVKQQQQIRRSSGRFEGESTFRAHYVPHTLVPTESCKPVHAPLRSSRPFDDVTVYATEYAPKEREVCPASRASPPGYAYEHTDARGHRFFRRVAPPGGGLPAGKSCGQGG